CTAGAAAACAATCCGCAGCATCTCGAAGAGCTATTTGGAAAAACTCTTGCATTTGGTACCGGAGGATTGCGTAGTCCTATGGGATTAGGTACCAATAGAATCAATGTTTTCACAGTGCGACGTGCTACGCAGGGCTTGGCTCAAGTATTAAAAAAACACAATCCGCATCCCGGAGATCCTATTCGGGTGGTCATTGGTTATGATACTCGACACTGTTCTTTTGATTTTGCTCAGGAAACTGCCAAAGTTTTCGCGGGGAATAAAATCCATGCACTTATATTTAAGGATCCCGAACCTTTAGCCCTCGTTTCTTTTACTTTACGATCTCAAGAGGCTTTAGCCGGGGTGATGATTACGGCTTCCCATAATCCTCCAGAGTATAATGGATATAAAGTCTATATGGCCTCAGGAGGGCAAGTGCTACCTCCTTTAGATCAGGAAATTATTCAAGCCTCAGCAAATGTCGAAGAAATTTTAGTCGTTGATTCTTTAAAAGATCCCTATATCCATCTCATAGGGGAGGAATACGAGGCTTTATACACAGAAACCGTGCGGCAACTACAGCTCTATCCTGAAGATAATCGTATTTCCGGACAGGCAATTCACGTAAGCTATTCTCCACTCCATGGAACTGGGGTCACCATGATCCCTCGAGTTTTAAGAGATTGGAATTTCCCCATGGTGAAGCTTGTTGAAAAACAAGCACTTCCCGATGGGAATTTCCCCACAGTGCATTTGCCTAATCCTGAAGATCCGGAAGCCCTGACTTTGGGAATTGAGCAAATGATAAAGAATCAAGACGATATTTTTATAGCTACAGACCCTGATGCTGATCGTTTGGGTGTGGTTTGTTTGGATGAGAATCAACCTTATATATTTAACGGAAATCAAATCGCTTGTTTGCTTGCAGATCATATTTTACGTGCATGGTCGGCTCAAGCCCCTTTAGGGAAGGAAGACAAGGTGGTTAAAAGTTTGGTAACTACAGAAATGCTCTCGGCAATCACAGAGTCTTATGGTGGTGATATCATAAATGTAGGGACGGGATTTAAGTACATTGGCGAGAAAATAGAAGCTTGGAGAGGCCAATTAGAAAGGTATGTAT
The Chlamydia caviae GPIC genome window above contains:
- a CDS encoding phospho-sugar mutase, producing the protein MKHLQQKIETLCNPITAKNILTWLSSDFGQNDRETIAELLENNPQHLEELFGKTLAFGTGGLRSPMGLGTNRINVFTVRRATQGLAQVLKKHNPHPGDPIRVVIGYDTRHCSFDFAQETAKVFAGNKIHALIFKDPEPLALVSFTLRSQEALAGVMITASHNPPEYNGYKVYMASGGQVLPPLDQEIIQASANVEEILVVDSLKDPYIHLIGEEYEALYTETVRQLQLYPEDNRISGQAIHVSYSPLHGTGVTMIPRVLRDWNFPMVKLVEKQALPDGNFPTVHLPNPEDPEALTLGIEQMIKNQDDIFIATDPDADRLGVVCLDENQPYIFNGNQIACLLADHILRAWSAQAPLGKEDKVVKSLVTTEMLSAITESYGGDIINVGTGFKYIGEKIEAWRGQLERYVFGAEESYGYLYGTHVEDKDAISTSALITEAALKQKLQGKTLREAILDLYETHGYFMNKTLSLSFEPGQESFMKSQIEKLAVLDPSTMSLTGYPVAAFENYRQGIGINIASGTTYKLHLPKMFMLCYYYQNGGKIIVRPSGTEPKIKLYFELVNHYDVVAKKKEERIQREQESQKKLEDFISEFKEKFSSLKPE